In Burkholderia contaminans, the following proteins share a genomic window:
- a CDS encoding cytochrome C: MLAALCASAGHAIGGEPAAPVVPADAGEAIFQRGILGSGAPLEAVHQDGVRLQGAAAACINCHRRSGLGSKEGNNIIPPITWRYLVHPRAQTAEDLDIPYVPGMRADREPYTEERLARAVRDGIDPEGRPLGRLMPQYALGDADMAALTGYLKRLDRRTPSGVTDTVLHFATIVTPDADPVKRAGMLDVLQHYFADKNAFPFGTTPPLRSTRKMMFMVNRRWELHVWELNGPPDTWRAQLTQFLARQPVLAVVSGLGGRNWAPVHDFCEAQAVPCLFPNVEVPVEAEHDFYSVYFSRGVLLESDLIAKRVLDEVGARPVKTVRQVYRAGDNGERGAQALAAALKARGIAVSNHALAPHDGVARALRGMPRDDVLVLWLRPPDLAALEHVPPAVDTVFMSGLLGGLDSTPLPTSWRAVTRVAYPFDLPEGRRVRVDYAFGWFTIRKIPMVAPQVQADTYLACGLLAETLSHVVDAFVREYLVERIQDMLERRILTGYYPRLTLATGQRFASKGGYIVRFAGPDRTKISADGDWIVP, from the coding sequence GTGCTGGCCGCTTTGTGCGCAAGCGCGGGCCACGCGATCGGCGGCGAGCCGGCGGCACCCGTCGTGCCCGCGGACGCGGGAGAAGCCATCTTCCAGCGTGGCATCCTCGGTTCCGGTGCGCCGCTCGAAGCCGTGCATCAGGACGGCGTGCGCCTGCAAGGCGCCGCTGCTGCCTGCATCAATTGCCATCGGCGCAGCGGGCTGGGCTCGAAGGAGGGCAACAACATCATTCCGCCGATCACGTGGCGCTACCTGGTGCATCCGCGCGCGCAGACCGCCGAGGATCTCGATATCCCGTACGTTCCCGGCATGCGCGCCGATCGCGAGCCGTACACGGAAGAACGGCTCGCGCGCGCCGTGCGTGACGGAATCGATCCGGAGGGCAGGCCGCTCGGCAGACTGATGCCGCAATACGCGCTCGGCGACGCCGACATGGCCGCGCTGACCGGCTATCTGAAGCGTCTCGATCGCCGCACGCCGTCGGGCGTGACCGACACGGTGCTGCATTTCGCGACGATCGTCACGCCGGACGCGGACCCGGTGAAGCGGGCGGGCATGCTCGACGTCCTGCAGCACTACTTCGCGGACAAGAACGCGTTTCCGTTCGGCACGACGCCGCCGCTGCGTTCCACGCGAAAAATGATGTTCATGGTCAATCGCCGCTGGGAACTGCACGTGTGGGAACTGAACGGTCCGCCGGACACGTGGCGCGCGCAGTTGACGCAGTTTCTCGCCCGGCAGCCGGTGCTGGCCGTGGTGTCGGGGCTCGGCGGCAGGAACTGGGCGCCCGTTCACGACTTCTGCGAGGCGCAGGCCGTGCCCTGCCTCTTTCCGAACGTCGAGGTGCCGGTCGAAGCCGAGCACGATTTCTACTCGGTGTACTTCTCGCGCGGCGTGCTGCTCGAGTCGGACCTGATCGCGAAGCGCGTGCTGGACGAAGTCGGCGCGCGGCCGGTGAAGACGGTCAGGCAAGTCTATCGCGCGGGCGACAACGGCGAGCGCGGCGCACAGGCGCTCGCCGCCGCGCTGAAGGCGCGCGGCATCGCGGTGTCGAATCATGCGCTTGCACCGCACGACGGCGTCGCGCGCGCGTTGCGCGGGATGCCGCGCGACGATGTGCTCGTGCTGTGGCTGAGGCCGCCCGATCTCGCGGCGCTCGAGCATGTGCCGCCGGCGGTGGACACCGTGTTCATGTCGGGGCTGCTCGGCGGGCTCGACAGCACGCCGCTGCCGACGAGCTGGCGCGCCGTCACGCGCGTTGCCTATCCGTTCGACTTGCCGGAGGGGCGGCGCGTGCGCGTCGACTACGCGTTCGGCTGGTTCACGATCCGGAAGATTCCGATGGTCGCGCCGCAGGTGCAGGCGGATACCTATCTCGCGTGCGGCCTGCTCGCCGAGACGCTGAGCCACGTCGTCGACGCGTTCGTGCGCGAGTATCTCGTCGAGCGCATCCAGGACATGCTCGAACGCCGCATCCTGACCGGCTACTACCCGCGCCTGACGCTCGCGACCGGGCAGCGCTTCGCGTCGAAGGGCGGCTATATCGTCCGGTTCGCCGGGCCGGACCGCACGAAGATCTCCGCCGACGGAGACTGGATCGTTCCCTGA
- a CDS encoding c-type cytochrome, with amino-acid sequence MNKVTHFAWLALVLAASGCHDLERSREVDNPAVSGRTIALQVCSNCHGATGVSVSPMFPKLAGQRKEYLVDQLTDFKHHARADPNAKRYMWGFTHLTDAQIDEIADYFSGQPPVLGASDDHALLDAGKAIFVSGLPDKGVSACVGCHGQHGEGMSRFPRLAGQHADYVLKQLRVFRETDTRPRGAVMKSVCANMSEQDMRAVAAYVEAFPLEAGAPASPAAEQ; translated from the coding sequence ATGAACAAGGTGACCCATTTCGCTTGGCTTGCGCTGGTGCTGGCGGCATCGGGTTGTCATGACCTGGAGCGGTCGCGGGAAGTCGACAATCCGGCCGTCTCGGGCAGGACCATCGCGCTGCAGGTGTGCTCGAACTGCCACGGCGCGACCGGCGTGTCGGTGTCGCCGATGTTTCCGAAACTCGCCGGACAGCGCAAGGAATATCTCGTCGATCAGTTGACCGACTTCAAGCATCACGCGCGCGCCGATCCGAATGCGAAGCGCTACATGTGGGGATTCACGCATCTGACCGATGCGCAGATCGACGAGATCGCCGACTATTTTTCGGGCCAGCCGCCGGTCCTCGGCGCGTCCGACGATCACGCGCTGCTCGATGCGGGCAAGGCGATCTTCGTGTCGGGGCTGCCCGACAAGGGCGTGTCGGCCTGTGTCGGGTGTCATGGCCAGCATGGCGAGGGCATGAGCCGGTTCCCGCGGCTCGCCGGCCAGCACGCGGACTACGTGCTGAAGCAACTGAGGGTTTTCCGGGAAACCGACACGCGGCCGCGCGGCGCTGTCATGAAGTCGGTGTGCGCGAACATGAGCGAGCAGGACATGCGCGCCGTCGCGGCATACGTCGAGGCGTTTCCGCTGGAAGCCGGCGCACCGGCGAGCCCGGCGGCCGAGCAATGA
- the ccsB gene encoding c-type cytochrome biogenesis protein CcsB, which yields MKAIQTPRGSMASVAASLHRRLRAPAAVRSREPGDDRSFLARLSVVDWLFALALVVGAGHALVHYHARMDDYDKAVMIGTVPALIALGWRWKPARLMMASIAVLALLSIRIYQGDLARADSAFFLKYFLSSQSAILWMSALFVLATIFYWIGLLARSASGSAIGQKLTWVAVLMGFTGLMVRWYESYLIGADVGHIPVSNLYEVFVLFSLITALLYLYYEGHYGTRALGAFVLLVISAAVGFLMWYSVARDAQQIQPLVPALQSWWMKIHVPANFIGYGSFALSAMVSVAYLMKERGVLADRLPTLDVLHDVMVKSIAVGFAFFTIATILGALWAAEAWGGYWSWDPKETWALIVWLNYAAWLHMRLMKGLRGTVAAWWALTGLLVTTFAFLGVNMFLSGLHSYGRL from the coding sequence ATGAAGGCCATTCAAACCCCGCGCGGCAGCATGGCGTCCGTCGCCGCGTCGCTGCATCGGCGACTTCGTGCGCCGGCCGCGGTTCGCTCGCGCGAGCCGGGCGACGATCGTTCGTTCCTCGCGCGCCTGTCGGTCGTCGACTGGCTGTTCGCCCTGGCGCTCGTGGTGGGCGCGGGCCATGCGCTCGTGCACTACCACGCGCGCATGGATGACTACGACAAGGCGGTGATGATCGGCACCGTGCCGGCGCTCATCGCGCTCGGCTGGCGCTGGAAGCCCGCGCGGCTGATGATGGCATCGATCGCCGTGCTGGCGCTGCTGTCGATCCGGATCTACCAGGGCGATCTCGCGCGCGCCGATTCGGCGTTCTTCCTCAAGTACTTCCTGTCGAGCCAGTCCGCGATCCTGTGGATGAGCGCGCTGTTCGTGCTCGCGACGATCTTCTACTGGATCGGCTTGCTCGCGCGCTCGGCGTCGGGTTCCGCGATCGGACAGAAGCTCACGTGGGTCGCCGTGCTGATGGGCTTCACCGGCCTGATGGTGCGCTGGTACGAGTCCTACCTGATCGGGGCGGACGTCGGGCACATTCCGGTGTCGAACCTGTATGAGGTGTTCGTCCTGTTCAGCCTGATCACCGCGCTGCTGTATCTGTATTACGAAGGCCACTACGGCACGCGCGCGCTCGGCGCGTTCGTGCTGCTGGTGATCAGCGCGGCCGTCGGCTTCCTGATGTGGTACTCGGTCGCGCGCGACGCGCAGCAGATCCAGCCGCTCGTACCGGCGCTGCAAAGCTGGTGGATGAAGATCCACGTGCCGGCGAACTTCATCGGCTACGGCAGCTTCGCGCTGTCGGCGATGGTGTCGGTTGCGTACCTGATGAAGGAGCGCGGCGTGCTCGCGGATCGCCTGCCGACGCTCGACGTGCTCCACGACGTGATGGTCAAGTCGATCGCGGTCGGTTTCGCGTTCTTCACGATCGCGACGATCCTCGGCGCGCTGTGGGCCGCCGAAGCATGGGGCGGCTACTGGAGCTGGGACCCGAAGGAAACCTGGGCGCTGATCGTGTGGTTGAACTACGCGGCGTGGCTGCACATGCGCCTGATGAAGGGCCTGCGCGGTACGGTGGCCGCATGGTGGGCGCTCACGGGCCTGCTCGTGACGACCTTTGCGTTCCTCGGCGTCAACATGTTCCTGTCCGGGCTGCACAGCTACGGGCGGCTCTGA
- a CDS encoding lytic transglycosylase domain-containing protein translates to MHSRPSSVLGTALVAACAGFGSVWSCTAHAQIFGTVASNGTIVLTNEPGTANLKVIVAAERPSAPEAKRAAPKSAIASSLADVIAEASRSFNIPPELLRAVIDVESGYNPKAVSDKGALGLMQLMPETARRFAGVDMFDPRDNVLTGARYLRFLLDLFKENVELTLAAYNAGENAVIRAGYRIPSMPQTREYVPRVLARYKRLLAAS, encoded by the coding sequence ATGCACAGCCGCCCTTCATCCGTATTGGGAACAGCGCTCGTTGCCGCATGCGCGGGATTCGGCTCGGTGTGGTCGTGCACCGCGCACGCGCAGATCTTCGGCACGGTGGCGAGCAATGGCACCATCGTCCTGACCAACGAGCCCGGCACGGCCAATCTGAAAGTGATCGTCGCCGCCGAAAGGCCGAGCGCACCGGAAGCGAAGCGCGCCGCGCCGAAATCGGCGATCGCGTCGTCATTGGCGGACGTCATCGCCGAGGCAAGCCGGTCGTTCAACATTCCGCCCGAGCTCCTTCGCGCGGTGATCGACGTCGAATCGGGATACAACCCGAAGGCCGTCTCGGACAAAGGCGCGCTCGGGCTCATGCAATTGATGCCGGAAACGGCGCGGCGCTTCGCCGGCGTCGACATGTTCGATCCGCGCGACAACGTGCTGACCGGCGCGCGGTATCTGCGCTTCCTGCTCGACCTGTTCAAGGAGAACGTCGAGCTCACGCTCGCTGCCTACAATGCCGGGGAGAATGCCGTGATTCGGGCAGGTTATCGCATTCCGTCGATGCCGCAGACGCGCGAGTACGTGCCTCGCGTCCTGGCGCGCTACAAACGGCTGCTCGCCGCGAGTTGA
- a CDS encoding response regulator: protein MNTKCRVMIAEDHDLLRNGLRSMLSAQGDYEVVGEARDGKEACHLAMTLAPDLILMDLSMRGMNGIDASATIKRRAPTIRIVVLTVHQNEEYVREALRAGVEGYVLKDVSFDELLLAMRMVMQGKRHLSADVYGYMVDSFVTGRETPAPKKAWDILTARERSVLKLIAEGRTNRQVGQYLSLSPKTIEKYRASMMHKLHLANLTELVLVAMNMGLLTTLAAKCAETDVADVPARPAVDGVQVPDAVARLDDYPAGGAKR, encoded by the coding sequence GTGAATACAAAATGTCGCGTGATGATCGCAGAGGATCACGATCTGCTGCGAAACGGGCTACGGTCGATGCTTTCCGCGCAAGGCGACTACGAAGTCGTCGGCGAAGCGCGCGACGGCAAGGAAGCGTGCCACCTGGCCATGACGCTCGCTCCGGACCTGATCCTGATGGACCTGTCGATGCGGGGGATGAACGGTATCGATGCGAGTGCGACGATCAAGCGGCGTGCGCCGACGATCCGCATCGTCGTGCTCACCGTGCATCAGAACGAGGAGTACGTGCGCGAGGCGCTGCGTGCAGGCGTCGAAGGCTACGTGCTCAAGGACGTTTCGTTCGACGAATTGCTGCTCGCGATGCGCATGGTCATGCAGGGAAAGCGGCACCTGAGCGCGGATGTGTACGGCTACATGGTCGACTCGTTCGTGACCGGCCGCGAAACGCCCGCGCCCAAGAAGGCGTGGGACATCCTGACCGCGCGCGAACGCAGCGTGCTGAAGCTGATCGCGGAAGGGCGCACGAACCGGCAGGTCGGTCAGTACCTGAGCCTGAGCCCGAAGACGATCGAGAAGTACCGGGCGAGCATGATGCACAAGCTCCATCTCGCGAACCTGACGGAACTGGTGCTCGTCGCGATGAACATGGGGCTGTTGACCACGCTCGCGGCGAAATGCGCGGAAACGGATGTGGCCGACGTGCCGGCCAGGCCGGCCGTCGACGGCGTGCAGGTGCCCGACGCCGTCGCGCGGCTGGACGACTATCCCGCCGGCGGCGCGAAGCGCTGA
- a CDS encoding PAS domain-containing sensor histidine kinase produces the protein MTERQPEGPRIRLLDLIDAMRKLRRALRHDDRRRAIVTDARGAALAILADDGAFVSVNRSTAALFGYKSAELVGRPLRDLAPDDTQVALADELSASAALEHHSFTAMLGGRSGHPAQFVIHRQALPGTRMWLTLFEESPMPEPARRGDAANDAGVHACHTYLLMGQQKERHRLAAELHDGLGQALTLVKLMNEDALMRLRRGEIADATALLDVAVLRIRETIGEVRQICGELKPPMLDRLGLPAALASLCRRIERDASQLSVEFNCDVDDDEIPEHLKADMFRVAQEALHNVVKHAQATEIMLGLQHDAGGLLLTIDDNGVGYERHPLATDDARAAGLGLIGMQHRIESHGGTFGIQSSATTGTRVCATWPL, from the coding sequence ATGACTGAACGCCAGCCGGAAGGGCCAAGGATCAGGCTGCTCGATCTGATCGACGCAATGCGCAAGCTGCGCCGTGCGCTTCGTCACGACGATCGCCGCCGCGCCATCGTCACCGACGCACGGGGCGCAGCGCTCGCCATTCTCGCCGATGACGGCGCCTTCGTATCGGTCAATCGCAGCACCGCCGCGCTGTTCGGATACAAGAGCGCCGAACTCGTTGGACGGCCGCTGCGCGACCTGGCACCCGACGACACCCAAGTCGCGCTGGCGGACGAACTCTCCGCGAGCGCCGCGCTCGAGCATCATTCGTTCACGGCGATGCTCGGCGGGCGAAGCGGCCATCCCGCGCAATTCGTCATACATCGGCAGGCACTGCCCGGCACCCGGATGTGGCTGACGCTGTTCGAGGAATCGCCGATGCCCGAGCCCGCACGACGCGGCGACGCGGCCAACGATGCGGGCGTGCATGCGTGCCACACGTATCTGCTGATGGGCCAGCAGAAGGAGCGGCATCGGCTCGCCGCGGAATTGCACGACGGGCTCGGCCAGGCGCTGACGCTCGTCAAGCTGATGAATGAGGACGCGCTCATGCGGCTTCGTCGCGGCGAGATCGCCGACGCGACGGCACTGCTCGACGTCGCCGTGCTGCGGATTCGCGAAACGATCGGCGAAGTGCGCCAGATCTGCGGCGAACTGAAGCCGCCGATGCTCGACAGGCTCGGCCTGCCGGCCGCGCTCGCGTCGCTGTGCCGCCGGATCGAGCGTGACGCGAGCCAGCTGTCGGTCGAGTTCAATTGCGACGTCGACGACGACGAGATTCCCGAGCATCTGAAAGCGGACATGTTCCGGGTCGCGCAGGAGGCGCTGCACAACGTCGTCAAGCATGCGCAGGCCACCGAAATCATGCTCGGCCTGCAACACGATGCCGGTGGGCTGCTGCTGACGATCGACGACAACGGCGTCGGCTACGAGCGCCATCCGCTCGCGACGGACGACGCACGCGCGGCGGGTCTCGGGCTGATCGGCATGCAGCACCGCATCGAGTCGCACGGCGGCACGTTCGGGATCCAGTCGTCCGCCACGACGGGCACGCGCGTCTGCGCAACCTGGCCGCTCTGA
- a CDS encoding SCO family protein encodes MAPPADAPAQPAPAAPAGNAVDKAGMTEGATGAAGMHMHHAVMPGTVHTMVRYAVPTVQLVRDDGRTVSLARELDDGRPVILTFIYTSCTTICPMISQTLEQLQGELGADRDKVHIMSISIDPEADTPERLRSYAARFGAGPEWQHYTGTVDASVAAQRAFNVYRGDKMNHTPVTFVRATPGQPWLRIDGFATPTELLAAYRDVVASN; translated from the coding sequence ATGGCGCCCCCGGCCGACGCCCCCGCGCAGCCTGCACCGGCCGCGCCTGCCGGCAACGCGGTCGACAAGGCCGGCATGACCGAGGGCGCGACGGGCGCCGCCGGCATGCACATGCATCACGCGGTGATGCCGGGCACCGTGCACACGATGGTCCGGTATGCGGTGCCGACGGTTCAGCTCGTGCGCGACGACGGTCGGACCGTCTCGCTGGCCAGGGAGCTCGACGACGGCCGGCCGGTGATCCTGACGTTCATCTACACCAGCTGCACGACCATCTGCCCGATGATCAGCCAGACGCTCGAGCAATTGCAGGGCGAACTCGGCGCCGATCGCGACAAGGTCCACATCATGTCGATCTCGATCGATCCGGAGGCGGACACACCCGAGCGGCTCAGGAGCTACGCGGCGCGCTTCGGCGCCGGTCCCGAATGGCAGCACTACACCGGGACCGTCGATGCGAGCGTGGCCGCGCAGCGCGCGTTCAACGTGTATCGCGGCGACAAGATGAACCACACGCCGGTGACGTTCGTGCGGGCCACGCCGGGCCAGCCGTGGCTGCGGATCGACGGTTTCGCGACGCCCACCGAATTGCTCGCGGCCTACCGCGACGTCGTCGCGTCCAACTAG
- a CDS encoding response regulator codes for MPVPADSGPWVPRFCEGASKLDNKHRVLIVEDQHLLRVGLSHLVSELADYCIVGAASGGVEACHLAEKTRPDLVLMDLSMPGGSGFEAIATIKRNVPHARIIVLTVHHSEDDVNDAFAAGADGYVLKDSPFADLVREMRFVMQGKCVVSLDAYRARAGLHGVRDANAHKARLWSALTNRERTVLRLVVEGHTSRQVGECLKVSPKTVDKHRANLMRKLGIANLTGLVHFAIDIGVLALNDDDRV; via the coding sequence GTGCCCGTTCCCGCCGACAGTGGGCCGTGGGTGCCACGTTTCTGCGAGGGAGCGTCGAAATTGGACAATAAGCATCGTGTGCTGATCGTCGAGGATCAGCATCTGTTGCGAGTCGGCCTGAGTCATCTGGTGTCCGAGCTGGCCGACTACTGCATCGTCGGCGCGGCGAGCGGTGGGGTCGAGGCTTGTCATCTCGCGGAGAAGACCCGGCCCGACCTGGTCCTGATGGATCTGTCGATGCCGGGCGGCAGCGGCTTCGAGGCCATCGCGACGATCAAGCGCAACGTGCCGCATGCGCGGATCATCGTCCTCACGGTTCATCACAGCGAAGACGACGTGAACGACGCGTTCGCCGCGGGTGCGGACGGCTACGTGCTCAAGGACTCGCCGTTCGCCGACCTGGTGCGCGAGATGCGCTTCGTGATGCAGGGCAAGTGCGTGGTCAGCCTCGACGCCTATCGCGCCCGCGCCGGCCTGCATGGGGTGCGCGACGCGAACGCGCACAAGGCGCGCTTGTGGAGCGCGCTGACCAATCGCGAGCGCACGGTGTTGCGCCTCGTCGTCGAGGGGCACACGAGCCGGCAGGTCGGCGAGTGCCTCAAGGTCAGTCCGAAAACCGTGGACAAGCACCGCGCCAATCTGATGCGCAAGCTCGGCATCGCCAACCTGACCGGCCTGGTTCATTTCGCGATCGACATCGGCGTGCTCGCGCTGAACGACGACGACCGTGTGTGA
- the gspG gene encoding type II secretion system major pseudopilin GspG encodes MSHESSSIPAGAPGRRPRDERSVCRACASRGFTLLELLVVMVIIGLLAGLVAPRYFEQVGKSNVKVARAQIVSLGQALDQYRLDVGSYPTTEEGLDALVNKPQSASRWSGPYLQKAVPVDPWDRPYQYRSPGEHGDYDLYSLGKDGRGGGTGENVTISSW; translated from the coding sequence GTGAGCCATGAATCGTCCTCGATACCGGCCGGCGCGCCGGGCCGGCGGCCGCGCGACGAACGAAGCGTGTGCCGCGCATGCGCGAGCCGCGGCTTCACGTTGCTCGAACTGCTTGTCGTGATGGTCATCATCGGGTTGCTGGCGGGGCTCGTCGCGCCACGGTATTTCGAACAGGTCGGCAAGTCGAACGTGAAGGTCGCGCGCGCGCAGATCGTGTCGCTCGGCCAGGCACTGGATCAATACCGGCTCGACGTCGGTTCGTATCCGACCACCGAGGAAGGGCTCGATGCGCTCGTGAACAAGCCGCAAAGCGCATCGCGGTGGAGCGGCCCGTATCTGCAGAAGGCCGTCCCGGTGGATCCGTGGGATCGGCCCTATCAGTATCGTTCACCGGGCGAACACGGCGACTACGACCTGTATTCGCTCGGCAAGGACGGACGCGGGGGCGGTACCGGCGAGAACGTGACGATCTCGTCGTGGTAG
- a CDS encoding type II secretion system F family protein, translating into MKFVLRVFDTSGSVQTLRIDSDSPSNAASLARARGLRVVSVSADAARQRRGANRFGMPRARFDVDMFARELAALLDAGVGLVDALRTLGGSTRREASVQVYHDLLRHLEEGQALSMALEHASPIFPPVLVACVKASEQTGGLADSLTRYSVNSATLRELRARVVSAAIYPTVLLFVGAAVVLFLLGFVVPRFATLLEHSGRELPLMSRLLMAWGGMVHAHGTGLAVGLAVLAVAAGIALRRPALRIWLADRLLALPGIGQHFRVFRQSQFYRTTAMLVDGGIPAIRAFDLARGLVGRADQAALAAALQQIRNGAKMSDAFQQAGLADAIGYRLLTVAEKTGALGPVLDRIAAFQEAQVSRTIDLISRLIEPAMMIVIGVVIGGIVVLMYMPIFEIASSIQ; encoded by the coding sequence GTGAAATTCGTGCTGCGGGTATTCGATACGAGCGGTTCGGTGCAGACGCTGCGGATCGACAGCGATTCGCCGTCGAACGCCGCATCGCTCGCTCGCGCGCGCGGCCTGCGCGTCGTGTCGGTCAGCGCGGACGCCGCGCGGCAGCGGCGCGGCGCGAACCGGTTCGGAATGCCGCGTGCGCGCTTCGACGTCGACATGTTCGCGCGTGAGCTGGCGGCGCTGCTCGATGCGGGTGTCGGCCTCGTCGACGCATTGCGCACGCTCGGCGGCAGCACCCGGCGCGAAGCGTCCGTACAGGTGTATCACGACCTGCTGCGGCATCTCGAGGAAGGGCAGGCGCTGTCGATGGCGCTCGAGCACGCGAGCCCGATCTTTCCGCCGGTGCTGGTGGCGTGCGTGAAGGCGAGCGAGCAGACCGGCGGACTGGCCGACAGCCTCACGCGCTATTCGGTCAACAGCGCGACGCTGCGGGAACTGCGCGCACGCGTCGTGTCGGCGGCGATCTACCCGACGGTGCTGCTGTTCGTCGGCGCGGCCGTCGTGCTGTTCCTGCTCGGCTTCGTGGTGCCACGGTTCGCCACGCTCCTCGAACACAGCGGGCGCGAACTGCCGCTGATGTCCCGGCTGCTGATGGCGTGGGGCGGCATGGTGCATGCGCACGGCACCGGGCTGGCCGTCGGCCTGGCCGTGCTGGCGGTCGCCGCCGGCATCGCGCTGCGGCGGCCGGCCCTGCGGATCTGGCTCGCCGATCGCCTGCTGGCGCTGCCCGGCATCGGGCAACACTTCCGCGTGTTCCGCCAGTCGCAGTTCTATCGCACGACCGCGATGCTGGTCGACGGCGGGATTCCCGCGATTCGCGCGTTCGACCTCGCGCGCGGCCTGGTGGGCCGTGCCGATCAGGCCGCGCTCGCAGCCGCGCTTCAGCAGATCCGCAACGGCGCGAAGATGTCCGATGCGTTCCAGCAGGCCGGCCTCGCGGACGCGATCGGCTATCGCCTGCTGACGGTGGCCGAAAAGACCGGCGCGCTCGGGCCCGTCCTCGACCGGATCGCCGCATTCCAGGAAGCGCAGGTTTCGCGCACGATCGACCTGATCTCGCGACTGATCGAACCCGCGATGATGATCGTGATCGGCGTGGTGATCGGCGGCATCGTCGTGTTGATGTACATGCCGATCTTCGAGATCGCGTCGAGCATTCAGTAG